The following are encoded in a window of Paraburkholderia hospita genomic DNA:
- a CDS encoding LysE family translocator yields MSLTAWLFFLPACFAINMAPGPNNLLSINVAARHGFMTAFVAGSGRLVAFAGMLVLAATGLAVVLHASELFFLAIKLVGAAYLIWLAIQLWRSDAGPMDALKQDDASLWRIARQECFVAAGNPKAILVFTAFLPQFVDISKPMLPQFAVLGASFLVLEWFAIALYSWAGMYLGKWLTRATVRRWFNRCCGAFLGAIGVSFLLVRRSS; encoded by the coding sequence ATGTCTCTCACCGCCTGGCTGTTTTTTCTCCCTGCGTGCTTCGCGATCAACATGGCGCCCGGGCCCAACAATCTGCTGTCGATCAACGTCGCCGCGCGGCACGGCTTCATGACGGCGTTCGTTGCCGGCAGCGGGCGGCTGGTCGCGTTTGCGGGCATGCTCGTGCTCGCTGCGACGGGCCTCGCCGTCGTGCTGCACGCATCCGAATTGTTCTTCCTCGCGATCAAACTGGTGGGCGCCGCCTATCTGATCTGGCTTGCTATCCAGTTGTGGCGCAGTGACGCCGGACCGATGGATGCGCTAAAGCAGGACGACGCATCGCTGTGGCGCATCGCGCGCCAGGAATGCTTTGTCGCGGCGGGCAATCCGAAGGCGATTCTGGTGTTCACCGCTTTCCTGCCGCAATTCGTCGATATTTCGAAGCCGATGCTGCCGCAATTCGCCGTGCTCGGCGCGAGCTTTCTCGTGCTCGAATGGTTCGCGATCGCGCTGTATTCGTGGGCGGGCATGTATCTCGGCAAATGGCTGACGCGCGCCACCGTGCGCCGCTGGTTCAACCGCTGCTGCGGCGCGTTTCTCGGCGCAATCGGTGTGAGCTTTCTGCTGGTGCGGCGTTCGAGCTGA
- a CDS encoding glycosyltransferase family 4 protein: MNMETNELSVRALGGTELMLRALHARLDPELVRQFQIIPSRVRGLDPDRKRILWLHDKPSREESSFLEQAENRAAFAGIVCVSHYQAALYRMIPGVPYAEMSVLQNAIEPFGAYLPRRSERIRLIYHTTPDRGLEILVPVFEYLATRHSDIELDVFSSFSIYDWTERDAPYQPLFERCRAHPRIRYHGAQPNAVVRKALSECDIFAYPNIEPETSCIAAIEAMSAGCLTVCAAYGGLPETCANFARLYPFTENQQAHAQRFAAVLDDAIETVRLRKPEDEYLRAQQVEYFTRFYSWDRRIGEWDAYLRGLL; encoded by the coding sequence ATGAACATGGAAACCAACGAACTGAGCGTGCGCGCGCTTGGCGGCACGGAATTGATGCTACGAGCGCTGCACGCGCGACTCGATCCGGAACTGGTGCGACAGTTTCAGATCATTCCTTCCCGCGTGCGCGGGCTCGACCCCGACCGAAAGCGCATTCTCTGGCTGCACGACAAACCGAGCCGCGAAGAATCCAGCTTCCTGGAACAGGCTGAAAATCGCGCGGCGTTTGCGGGCATTGTGTGTGTATCGCATTATCAGGCGGCGCTGTATCGGATGATTCCTGGCGTGCCCTACGCGGAGATGAGCGTGTTGCAAAACGCGATCGAGCCATTCGGCGCCTATCTCCCGCGACGCAGCGAGCGCATCCGCCTGATCTATCACACGACGCCCGATCGCGGCCTCGAAATCCTTGTTCCCGTCTTCGAATATCTCGCGACGCGCCATTCCGACATCGAGTTGGACGTCTTTTCGAGCTTCAGCATCTACGACTGGACGGAGCGCGACGCGCCATATCAGCCGCTGTTCGAGCGATGCCGCGCGCATCCGCGTATCCGCTATCACGGCGCGCAGCCGAATGCCGTCGTGCGCAAGGCGCTGAGCGAATGCGACATCTTCGCGTACCCGAACATTGAGCCGGAAACGAGCTGCATCGCCGCCATCGAAGCAATGTCGGCGGGCTGTCTCACGGTCTGCGCGGCGTACGGCGGCTTGCCGGAAACCTGTGCGAATTTCGCCAGGCTCTATCCGTTCACTGAAAACCAGCAGGCGCACGCGCAGCGCTTCGCCGCCGTGCTCGACGATGCAATCGAAACCGTCCGGCTGCGCAAGCCGGAAGACGAGTACTTGCGCGCACAACAGGTCGAATATTTCACGCGCTTCTATTCGTGGGACAGGCGCATCGGCGAATGGGATGCCTATCTGCGCGGCTTGCTGTAA
- a CDS encoding aldehyde dehydrogenase family protein, giving the protein MDTETDLRRYDLLIDGKRLPPGTGEYTVNINPATEEPIALVAQGSAQDVDTAVKAARAALKVWNGMRAAERGRILMRFSELLRERQDEIVALESLDAGKPLAAVKRQDVPAAIDTLAYYAGWCDKINGQVVPVRPDALTYTVREPVGVVGAIVPWNFPLMIGMWKIAPALACGCTMVVKPAEITPLSALRIGELALEAGVPPGVLNIVTGKGRVVGDAIVAHPGIDKVTFTGSPSVGRGILQGAASNFKRVTLELGGKSANVIFADANIDNAVRAAASGIFFNTGQVCSAGSRILAHRDVYDEVVERLAARAKALKVGDPSERETTMGPLVSAAQMKTVLDYVDIGRNEGASLVTGGARIGQKGFFVEPTVFANVKHEMRISQEEIFGPVASVVRFNDEEDAVRIANGTAYSLAAGVWSADIGRVHRVAHALKAGTVWINTYGYTDVRLPWGGSGDSGFGREHGDVAIENFTEPKSIWLALEH; this is encoded by the coding sequence AAGAGCCGATAGCGCTCGTCGCGCAAGGCAGCGCGCAGGATGTCGATACGGCCGTCAAGGCAGCGCGCGCCGCGCTGAAGGTGTGGAACGGCATGCGTGCCGCCGAGCGCGGCCGCATCCTGATGCGCTTCTCCGAACTGCTGCGCGAGCGTCAGGACGAAATCGTCGCGCTGGAAAGCCTCGACGCGGGCAAGCCGCTCGCCGCCGTCAAGCGCCAGGACGTGCCCGCCGCCATCGATACGCTCGCGTACTACGCCGGCTGGTGCGACAAGATCAACGGCCAGGTCGTGCCTGTGCGTCCGGACGCGTTGACCTACACGGTGCGCGAGCCCGTCGGCGTGGTCGGCGCGATCGTGCCGTGGAATTTCCCGCTGATGATCGGCATGTGGAAGATCGCGCCCGCGCTCGCGTGCGGCTGCACGATGGTCGTGAAGCCCGCGGAGATCACGCCGCTGTCCGCGCTGCGCATTGGCGAACTTGCGCTGGAGGCGGGCGTGCCGCCTGGCGTGCTGAACATCGTGACGGGCAAGGGGCGCGTGGTCGGCGATGCGATCGTCGCGCATCCGGGTATCGACAAGGTGACGTTTACCGGTTCGCCGTCGGTCGGGCGCGGCATCCTGCAAGGCGCGGCGAGCAACTTCAAGCGCGTGACGCTGGAACTCGGCGGCAAATCGGCGAACGTGATTTTCGCCGATGCGAATATCGACAACGCGGTTCGCGCTGCCGCCTCGGGCATTTTCTTCAACACGGGGCAGGTGTGTTCGGCGGGCTCGCGCATTCTGGCGCATCGCGATGTCTATGACGAAGTAGTCGAACGGCTCGCTGCGCGCGCGAAAGCGCTCAAGGTCGGCGATCCGTCCGAGCGCGAGACGACCATGGGCCCGCTCGTGTCGGCCGCGCAGATGAAGACGGTGCTCGATTACGTGGACATCGGTCGCAACGAGGGAGCGTCACTTGTGACGGGCGGCGCGCGCATCGGGCAGAAAGGCTTCTTCGTCGAGCCGACGGTGTTCGCGAACGTCAAGCATGAAATGCGCATTTCGCAGGAGGAGATCTTCGGGCCGGTGGCGAGCGTCGTGCGTTTCAACGACGAAGAGGATGCCGTGCGCATCGCGAACGGCACCGCGTACAGCCTCGCGGCGGGCGTGTGGAGCGCGGATATCGGCCGCGTGCATCGCGTCGCGCATGCGCTGAAGGCGGGCACGGTCTGGATCAACACCTACGGCTATACCGACGTGCGCCTGCCGTGGGGCGGCTCGGGTGATTCGGGCTTTGGCCGTGAACACGGCGATGTCGCGATCGAAAACTTCACGGAACCGAAGTCGATCTGGCTCGCGCTCGAACATTGA